The proteins below come from a single Miscanthus floridulus cultivar M001 chromosome 1, ASM1932011v1, whole genome shotgun sequence genomic window:
- the LOC136477253 gene encoding uncharacterized protein, translated as MGIPSRHPDHEEEEEYDDALFYEDIQAPKFVDFTALDAGRPDDDPAWFCLRVGCDQNHEQVDPEALDRSFFMRVMAARSPNVRLQKAISRKNQSSMLKCPHSAPPKPPRARFARLSAGTEAAEKAPAKPKPRVQRICALRASPIRTKAARVECPSERKKALTTPRSKAVRPRPELFHSMKHQKEPFAAAARKGTVVKALFMSTPKKEPVQTPAADKGKETVSEACSKPRKLNLACREVPSRYMNQQKNPKAAKKGEETTVAKSENRGQESKMNAKKKILGRSVKCANAESGRKNRNGCSSTVADENSLAETASSDQERKVVLQELRIEVDTSRSDNSDDNKENLSSAPTEEALDSSHSESENRQLENNENVPLKENVALKVAKLQSKVHQEQAGKLKKTTNPRPFRLRTDERGVLKEAKPEKRQPFTENNSMAVLKDSNRGVTQMDKHTHGKGRDKPTCGKKQKKQSTQIVTGQQQLGESRPAFNSIQCKAVKPQTVSRVAASSSTRTTKTASGLMAPSRVGKERKATVKLSRFQTTVA; from the exons ATGGGGATCCCGTCGAGGCACCCGGaccacgaggaggaggaggagtacgacGATGCCCTGTTCTACGAGGACATTCAGGCGCCCAAGTTCGTTGACTTCACCGCGCTCGACGCCGGCCGCCCCGACGACGACCCCGCCTGGTTCTGCCTCCGAGTCG GTTGCGACCAGAACCATGAGCAGGTCGATCCGGAGGCCCTGGACAGGAGCTTCTTTATGCGG GTCATGGCGGCGAGAAGCCCCAACGTGCGGCTACAGAAGGCTATCAGCAGGAAGAACCAGAG CTCGATGCTGAAATGCCCGCACTCTGCGCCGCCGAAGCCTCCGAGGGCTCGGTTCGCGAGGCTGAGCGCGGGGACGGAGGCCGCGGAGAAGGCACCGGCGAAGCCCAAGCCAAGGGTCCAGCGGATCTGCGCCCTGCGAGCATCCCCAATCCGTACCAAGGCTGCGAGGGTCGAATGTCCCAGCGAGAGGAAGAAGGCACTGACGACGCCGCGGAGCAAGGCCGTCCGGCCGAGGCCGGAGCTGTTCCACAGCATGAAGCACCAGAAGGAGCCGTTCGCCGCTGCGGCCAGGAAGGGGACGGTGGTCAAGGCTCTGTTCATGAGCACGCCAAAGAAGGAGCCGGTCCAGACGCCGGCGGCAGACAAGGGCAAGGAGACGGTGTCCGAGGCCTGTTCCAAGCCGAGGAAGCTGAACTTGGCGTGCCGGGAGGTGCCGAGCAGGTACATGAATCAGCAGAAGAATCCGAAGGCTGCCAAGAAGGGCGAGGAGACGACGGTGGCCAAGAGCGAGAACCGGGGGCAGGAATCCAAGATGAATGCCAAGAAGAAAATTTTAGGACGCTCAGTGAAGTGTGCTAATGCCGAATCTGGTAGAAAGAACCGAAATGGTTGTAGCAGCACTGTTGCAGACGAGAACTCACTCGCAGAAACTGCTAGCTCCGATCAGGAAAGGAAGGTGGTGCTGCAGGAATTGAGAATTGAGGTGGATACATCGCGATCTGACAATTCCGATGACAATAAGGAAAATCTGTCGAGTGCTCCGACTGAAGAAGCATTGGACAGTTCACATTCTGAAAGTGAAAACAGACAGTTGGAGAACAATGAGAATGTTCCTCTGAAGGAGAATGTTGCTCTGAAG GTGGCTAAATTGCAGAGCAAAGTGCATCAAGAGCAAGCAGGAAAGCTCAAGAAAACTACCAATCCTAGGCCATTCAGGCTAAGGACCGAT GAAAGAGGAGTGCTTAAAGAAGCAAAACCAGAGAAAAGGCAGCCGTTCACTGAGAATAACTCCATGGCAGTACTCAAGGATTCGAATAGAGGAGTGACG CAAATGGACAAACACACCCATGGCAAGGGACGAGACAAGCCGACCTGCGGCAAGAAACAG AAGAAACAAAGCACCCAGATTGTAACGGGTCAGCAGCAGCTAGGTGAGTCCAGGCCGGCCTTCAACAGCATCCAATGCAAAGCTGTGAAACCGCAGACAGTTTCTAGGGTTGCTGCATCATCATCAACACGAACAACCAAAACAGCAAG TGGCCTTATGGCACCTTCCCGGGTTGGGAAGGAGAGGAAGGCTACCGTGAAACTGTCGAGATTCCAAACAACAGTTGCTTGA
- the LOC136477240 gene encoding myb-related protein Hv1-like, which produces MGRAPCCDKATVKKGPWSPEEDAKLKSYIEQNGTGGNWIALPQKIGLKRCGKSCRLRWLNYLRPNIKHGGFSEEEDRIILSLYISIGSRWSIIAAQLPGRTDNDIKNYWNTRLKKKLFGKQSRKDQRQHQFIRQAVAANDGMMKQEAATTGDAAGSSSMAVANYNWHHQAMAAVPVQPIPGSIIEGHRAGDEVDESIRKLLYKLGGADSFTALSVVPQCVPPMYEGSPGLMPPSYCPAVDAGTSLDEGGVQGSGVLPVLELDQGFHFNQVKLDGLESFFGMGTDQSMRWSEVSPLVCPNNTVAASSSQGMQQYCLVVDEPGNLGMK; this is translated from the exons ATGGGGAGAGCTCCGTGCTGCGACAAGGCTACTGTGAAGAAGGGCCCGTGGTCACCGGAGGAGGACGCCAAGCTCAAGTCCTACATCGAGCAGAACGGCACCGGCGGTAACTGGATAGCCCTGCCGCAGAAGATAG GTCTGAAGAGGTGCGGCAAGAGCTGCCGCCTCCGGTGGCTCAACTACCTCCGGCCAAACATCAAGCACGGCGGGTTctcggaggaggaggacaggataaTCCTTAGCCTCTACATCAGCATAGGCAGCAG GTGGTCGATAATAGCGGCGCAGCTGCCGGGGAGGACGGACAATGACATAAAGAACTACTGGAACACGAGGCTCAAGAAGAAGCTCTTCGGCAAGCAGTCCCGCAAGGATCAGCGGCAGCATCAGTTCATACGCCAGGCGGTGGCGGCAAACGATGGGATGATGAAGCAAGAAGCAGCAACTACCGGGGATGCAGCCGGAAGCAGTAGCATGGCAGTGGCCAACTACAACTGGCATCACCAAGCCATGGCGGCCGTGCCGGTGCAACCAATACCAGGTTCGATAATAGAAGGCCATCGCGCAGGAGATGAGGTAGATGAGTCAATTCGGAAGCTTCTGTATAAGCTGGGAGGAGCAGACTCTTTCACAGCACTGTCGGTCGTTCCTCAGTGTGTTCCTCCAATGTACGAGGGAAGTCCAGGCCTCATGCCGCCGTCGTATTGCCCGGCGGTGGACGCCGGCACCTCGCTTGATGAAGGCGGCGTGCAGGGTTCCGGCGTGCTGCCGGTGCTGGAGCTGGACCAGGGCTTCCACTTCAACCAGGTTAAGCTGGATGGCCTGGAAAGCTTCTTCGGCATGGGTACTGATCAGAGCATGAGGTGGAGTGAGGTGAGCCCATTGGTTTGCCCTAATAACACTGTGGCGGCTTCGAGCTCCCAAGGGATGCAACAGTACTGCCTTGTTGTTGATGAGCCGGGAAACCTTGGGATGAAGTAG